GGGTGAGCTTTACGGTCAACAAAGGGGAGATTTTTTCCATCATAGGCCCCAACGGCGCCGGCAAGACCACCATATTCAATTGCATAAACCGGTTTTACGACCTGGACGAGGGCGTGTTCTTGCTGGACGGGAAAAATCTTAGCTCCGCCAAGACCCACCAGATCGCCGATATGGGAATCGCCCGCACCTTCCAGAATATCGAGTTGTTCAAGAACATGACGGTTCTGGACAACCTGATTTTGGGCAGGCATCGGAAAAGGCGCTCCAACATCCTGACGGAGATGTTCTTTTTCAAGCCCGTGCAAAGGCAGGAGATAAACAGCCGGGAAAAGGCCGAGGAAATCATCGATTTCCTGGACCTGGAAGCCCACCGGGACCAGTTGGTCGTCAATCTTCCCTACGGCGTCCAGAAAACCGTGGAGCTGGGCCGGGCCCTGGCCATGGAGCCCACGCTTTTGCTTCTGGACGAGCCCACCTCGGGCCTGAACATGGAGGAATCCGAGGATCTGGCCTTTTGGCTGGACGACATGAAGGAGGAGTTGGGCATCACGGTCCTGATGGTGGAGCACAACATGCGGTTCGTCAAGCAAACCACGGACCGGGTGCTTGCCATTGATTTCGGGCAGACCATTATCGAGGGAGAAACCAACGAAGTCTTGAACCACCCTGACGTGATGAGAGCCTACCTGGGGGAAGAAAATGTCTGTAATGCTTAAAGTCCGCAA
This genomic stretch from Desulfatibacillum aliphaticivorans DSM 15576 harbors:
- a CDS encoding ABC transporter ATP-binding protein, yielding MAFFQAQEISISFGGLRALDRVSFTVNKGEIFSIIGPNGAGKTTIFNCINRFYDLDEGVFLLDGKNLSSAKTHQIADMGIARTFQNIELFKNMTVLDNLILGRHRKRRSNILTEMFFFKPVQRQEINSREKAEEIIDFLDLEAHRDQLVVNLPYGVQKTVELGRALAMEPTLLLLDEPTSGLNMEESEDLAFWLDDMKEELGITVLMVEHNMRFVKQTTDRVLAIDFGQTIIEGETNEVLNHPDVMRAYLGEENVCNA